From one Micromonospora siamensis genomic stretch:
- a CDS encoding DUF4331 domain-containing protein, with the protein MSSHREAPEIAKDPVADSSDLYAFVTPGHPDSVTLIANYVPLQLPSGGPNFFEFGDDVRYEIHVDNDGDGHPDVTYRFEFTTEITNPNSFLYNTGPIESLDSRNWNRRQFYRLTRIADGREHVLAHKLPCPPCNVGPLSTPKYHELVRQATYRLSTGEKVFAGQRADGFFVDLGAVFELGTLRPFQQLHVAGKKLFKAEGEPVNSLDRMNVHSLAVQVPLSRVRRRANRYAAADRASVIGVWTSASRQQVRVLGDRVAADTAAGPFTQVSRLGNPLFNEVVVPMSKKDLWNTLPPSEDKRFAHFVEHPELAALLPTLYPGVFPRLEALNRSKKPRADLAAVLLTGIPAGLIDGFANNTGEIQADMLRLNTAIPPTRKPDRFGVLGGDLAGFPNGRRVGDDVVSIALRAIAGVTVPLVDKTFTPDAAAAAVTPGLSAADVTAPFLGDFPFLGTPYDGFGNPPATKS; encoded by the coding sequence ATGTCTTCCCACCGTGAGGCTCCGGAGATCGCCAAGGATCCGGTCGCCGACAGCTCCGACCTGTACGCCTTCGTCACGCCGGGCCACCCGGACTCGGTCACGTTGATCGCCAACTACGTGCCGTTGCAACTGCCGTCCGGTGGGCCGAACTTCTTCGAGTTCGGCGACGACGTCCGGTACGAAATCCACGTCGACAACGACGGAGACGGGCACCCGGATGTCACCTATCGTTTCGAATTCACCACCGAGATCACGAATCCGAACAGTTTTCTCTACAACACCGGGCCGATCGAGTCGCTGGACAGCAGGAACTGGAACCGCCGCCAGTTCTACCGGCTGACCCGGATCGCGGACGGCCGGGAGCACGTGCTGGCGCACAAACTGCCCTGCCCGCCGTGCAATGTCGGGCCGTTGTCGACGCCGAAATACCACGAGCTGGTGCGGCAGGCGACGTACCGGCTCTCGACCGGGGAGAAGGTCTTCGCCGGGCAGCGCGCGGACGGCTTCTTCGTCGACCTGGGCGCGGTCTTCGAGCTGGGTACGCTGCGCCCGTTCCAACAGTTGCACGTGGCCGGGAAGAAGCTGTTCAAGGCCGAGGGGGAGCCGGTCAACTCGCTGGACCGGATGAACGTGCACAGCCTCGCGGTGCAGGTGCCGCTGAGCCGGGTGCGCCGCCGGGCCAACCGGTACGCCGCCGCCGACCGGGCCTCGGTGATCGGGGTCTGGACGTCCGCCTCCCGGCAGCAGGTGCGGGTGCTGGGCGACCGGGTGGCCGCCGACACCGCCGCCGGGCCGTTCACCCAGGTCTCCCGACTGGGGAATCCGCTGTTCAACGAGGTCGTCGTGCCGATGTCCAAGAAGGACCTGTGGAACACCCTGCCGCCGTCGGAGGACAAGCGGTTCGCGCACTTCGTGGAGCATCCGGAGCTGGCCGCCCTGCTGCCGACGCTCTATCCCGGGGTCTTCCCGCGGCTGGAGGCGTTGAACAGGTCGAAGAAGCCGCGGGCGGACCTGGCGGCCGTCCTGCTCACCGGCATCCCGGCCGGGCTGATCGACGGCTTCGCCAACAACACCGGCGAGATCCAGGCCGACATGCTGCGGTTGAACACCGCCATCCCGCCGACCCGCAAGCCGGACCGGTTCGGGGTGCTCGGCGGCGACCTGGCCGGCTTCCCGAACGGCCGCCGGGTCGGTGACGACGTGGTGAGCATCGCACTGCGGGCCATCGCCGGGGTCACCGTGCCGCTGGTCGACAAGACGTTCACCCCGGACGCGGCGGCCGCCGCGGTGACCCCCGGGTTGAGCGCCGCCGACGTGACCGCGCCGTTCCTCGGGGACTTCCCCTTCCTCGGCACGCCGTACGACGGGTTCGGCAACCCACCGGCAACAAAGTCCTGA
- a CDS encoding phospholipase, whose product MHTHHHEYGPTGSGTVLLDIGADTGALIIYTGPDLRGREIEISRTDRADGVRTHAAVRERIVREGSFHSAVYPDLAAGVYTVWWDAERPAGTATVAGGGIAEFVWPTSAPAGSD is encoded by the coding sequence ATGCACACGCACCACCACGAGTACGGGCCCACCGGGAGCGGGACCGTCCTGCTCGACATCGGGGCCGACACCGGTGCCCTGATCATCTACACCGGACCGGACCTGCGGGGCCGGGAGATCGAGATCAGCCGGACGGACCGGGCGGACGGTGTGCGTACCCATGCCGCCGTCCGCGAGCGGATCGTCCGCGAGGGTTCGTTCCACAGTGCGGTCTACCCGGATCTGGCGGCGGGTGTCTATACCGTCTGGTGGGACGCCGAACGACCGGCCGGAACGGCCACCGTGGCCGGTGGCGGCATCGCCGAATTCGTCTGGCCGACCAGCGCTCCGGCGGGCTCCGACTGA
- a CDS encoding WhiB family transcriptional regulator, protein MDGQLEVADLLGNAPEWQEQALCSQTDPEAFFPEKGGSTREAKRICSRCEVKTECLEYALGHDERFGIWGGLSERERRKLKRRAA, encoded by the coding sequence ATGGACGGCCAGCTCGAGGTGGCCGACCTGCTCGGAAACGCGCCGGAGTGGCAGGAGCAGGCGCTCTGCTCCCAGACCGACCCGGAGGCGTTCTTTCCCGAGAAGGGCGGCTCGACCCGCGAGGCGAAGCGCATCTGCTCGCGGTGCGAAGTGAAGACGGAGTGCCTCGAATACGCGCTGGGACACGACGAGCGATTCGGGATCTGGGGCGGGCTCTCCGAGCGGGAACGGCGCAAGCTCAAGCGGCGGGCCGCCTGA
- a CDS encoding metallopeptidase family protein, translated as MTSPEHRRPGSGRRTHRDRHGRGLRGRLVPATVPLARTKAEVFDDLVLDTVETLERRFAKELAGVEFAVEDVPPDLNVYDSDVLEDGEVPLARLLPGRPGRQEVPPRIVLYRRPLEFRAMDREDLADLVHDVIIEQVANLLGVDPDELA; from the coding sequence ATGACCAGTCCGGAACACCGCCGCCCCGGCTCCGGCCGGCGTACCCACCGTGACCGGCACGGGCGGGGCCTGCGCGGGCGACTGGTGCCGGCGACGGTCCCGCTGGCGCGGACGAAGGCGGAGGTCTTCGACGATCTGGTGCTCGACACGGTCGAGACGCTGGAACGGCGCTTCGCCAAGGAACTGGCCGGGGTCGAGTTCGCGGTCGAGGACGTGCCGCCGGACCTGAACGTCTACGACTCCGACGTGCTGGAGGACGGCGAGGTCCCGCTCGCCCGCCTGCTTCCGGGCCGGCCGGGTCGCCAGGAGGTCCCACCCCGGATCGTGCTCTACCGCCGCCCGCTGGAGTTCCGGGCGATGGACCGCGAGGACCTCGCGGACCTGGTGCACGACGTGATCATCGAACAGGTGGCGAACCTGCTCGGGGTCGACCCCGACGAGCTGGCCTGA
- a CDS encoding DUF3499 domain-containing protein, with protein MRSPRRCSRNGCPRQAVATLTYVYNESTAVVGPLAAFAEPHTYDLCEPHARSLTAPRGWDVVRHEGEFEPPPPTTDDLVALAEAVREAARPAPPRPPADDQDATGHPNPHTGRRGHLRVIPPNH; from the coding sequence GTGAGGTCACCACGGCGCTGCTCCCGTAACGGCTGCCCCCGGCAAGCGGTCGCCACATTGACCTATGTCTACAACGAGTCGACAGCGGTCGTGGGGCCGCTCGCGGCGTTCGCCGAACCACACACGTACGACCTGTGTGAGCCGCACGCGCGCAGCCTGACGGCGCCGCGCGGTTGGGACGTCGTGCGGCACGAGGGCGAGTTCGAGCCGCCGCCGCCCACCACCGACGACCTGGTGGCGCTGGCCGAGGCCGTCCGCGAGGCGGCTCGCCCCGCGCCGCCGCGCCCCCCGGCCGACGACCAGGACGCCACCGGTCACCCCAACCCCCACACCGGCCGCCGCGGCCACCTCCGCGTAATCCCCCCCAACCACTAA
- a CDS encoding NAD(P)/FAD-dependent oxidoreductase: protein MRYQDLSYWLSSVDEPLTPRPALPGDTDADVVIVGAGYTGLWTAYYLAGADPTLRIAVLEAEIAGYGASGRNGGWCSALFPTSLPALARRHGRDRALAMQRAMQETVREVGRVVTAEGIDCDWQQGGTVVLARSEVQLERARAEVATAHAHGLTDADLVLLDAAEATARCAADGVRGGTYTPHCAAVHPARLVRGLAGAVERRGVTIFERSPVTALRPGAAVTRHGTVRAPIVVRATEGYTPALPGQRRALAPVYSLMVATDPLPEETWARIGLAERETFSDHRHVIIYGQRTVDGRLAFGGRGAPYHFGSRVSPGFDREPRVFAALRRVLGELFPVLGPQVPVSHTWGGPLGVARDWAASVGLDRSTGLGWAGGYVGDGVGTSNLAGRTLADLIRGEQSDLTALPWVDHRSPRWEPEPLRWLAVNAGLRLMFSADEAELRSGRPSRRAQAFSRLLGH, encoded by the coding sequence ATGCGCTACCAGGACCTGTCGTACTGGCTGTCCAGCGTGGACGAGCCGCTCACACCGCGCCCCGCGCTGCCCGGCGACACCGACGCTGACGTGGTGATCGTCGGGGCCGGCTACACCGGGCTCTGGACGGCGTACTACCTCGCCGGGGCCGACCCGACGCTGCGGATCGCCGTGCTGGAGGCCGAGATCGCCGGGTACGGCGCCTCCGGGCGCAACGGCGGCTGGTGCTCCGCGCTCTTCCCCACCTCGCTGCCCGCGCTAGCCCGCCGGCACGGCCGGGACCGGGCACTGGCCATGCAACGGGCCATGCAGGAGACCGTCCGCGAGGTGGGCCGGGTGGTCACCGCCGAGGGCATCGACTGCGACTGGCAGCAGGGCGGGACCGTGGTGCTGGCCCGCAGCGAGGTGCAACTGGAGCGGGCCCGGGCCGAGGTGGCCACCGCCCACGCGCACGGGCTGACCGACGCCGACCTGGTGCTGCTCGACGCCGCCGAGGCCACCGCGCGCTGCGCCGCCGATGGGGTACGCGGCGGGACGTACACCCCGCACTGCGCCGCGGTGCACCCGGCCCGGCTGGTCCGCGGGCTGGCCGGGGCGGTCGAGCGTCGCGGGGTGACCATCTTCGAGCGCAGCCCGGTCACCGCGCTGCGCCCCGGCGCGGCGGTGACCCGGCACGGCACCGTCCGGGCCCCGATCGTGGTCCGGGCCACCGAGGGCTACACCCCGGCGCTGCCCGGCCAGCGCCGCGCGCTCGCCCCCGTCTACTCGCTGATGGTGGCCACCGACCCGCTGCCCGAGGAGACCTGGGCGCGGATCGGGCTGGCCGAGCGGGAGACCTTCTCCGACCACCGGCACGTCATCATCTACGGCCAGCGGACCGTCGACGGCCGGCTCGCCTTCGGCGGGCGGGGCGCCCCCTACCACTTCGGCTCCCGGGTCTCCCCGGGCTTCGACCGGGAACCCCGGGTCTTCGCGGCGCTGCGCCGGGTGCTGGGGGAACTCTTCCCGGTGCTCGGTCCACAGGTGCCGGTCAGCCACACCTGGGGCGGCCCGCTCGGGGTGGCCCGGGACTGGGCCGCCTCGGTGGGGCTGGACCGGTCGACCGGCCTGGGCTGGGCCGGCGGCTACGTCGGCGACGGCGTCGGCACCAGCAACCTCGCCGGCCGTACGCTCGCCGACCTGATCCGGGGCGAGCAGAGCGACCTGACCGCGCTGCCCTGGGTCGACCACCGCTCCCCCCGGTGGGAGCCGGAACCCCTGCGCTGGCTGGCCGTCAACGCCGGCCTGCGCCTGATGTTCTCCGCCGACGAGGCGGAGCTACGCAGCGGTCGCCCCTCCCGCCGCGCTCAGGCCTTCTCCCGCCTCCTGGGCCACTGA
- a CDS encoding pyridoxamine 5'-phosphate oxidase family protein yields MGDTDRTRVRRLPDLAVGDRTTLHAVLDAGRVAHLAIADGDQPYALPVAYARDGGRVLVHGSTGSRLFRQLAAGAPACLTVTLLDGLVLARSAFESSMNYRCAMVLGALTTLDGDEKLAALERLSDHLLPGRWAVIRPPSAKELAATLVLALPLDECSVKVSSGPPDDPEDDLDRPVWAGVVPVVEAYGTPRPDPRLRHDLPPPEW; encoded by the coding sequence GTGGGCGACACCGACCGCACCCGGGTACGCCGGCTGCCCGACCTCGCCGTCGGAGACCGGACCACCCTGCACGCCGTGCTCGACGCCGGCCGGGTCGCCCACCTGGCCATCGCCGACGGCGACCAGCCGTACGCCCTGCCGGTGGCGTACGCCCGGGACGGGGGGCGGGTGCTGGTCCACGGGTCGACCGGCAGCCGGCTCTTCCGGCAGCTGGCCGCCGGCGCCCCGGCCTGCCTCACCGTCACCCTGCTCGACGGCCTGGTGCTGGCCCGCAGCGCCTTCGAGTCCTCGATGAACTACCGCTGTGCCATGGTGCTGGGTGCGTTGACGACGCTGGACGGCGACGAGAAGCTGGCCGCCCTGGAACGCCTCTCCGACCACCTGCTGCCCGGACGCTGGGCGGTGATCCGGCCGCCGTCGGCCAAGGAGCTGGCCGCCACGCTGGTGCTGGCGCTGCCGTTGGACGAGTGCTCGGTCAAGGTCAGTTCCGGCCCGCCCGACGATCCCGAGGACGACCTCGACCGGCCGGTCTGGGCGGGCGTGGTGCCGGTCGTCGAGGCGTACGGCACCCCACGGCCCGACCCGAGGCTGCGCCACGACCTGCCCCCACCGGAGTGGTGA
- a CDS encoding aspartate aminotransferase family protein has protein sequence MANATDHLWMHFTRMASYADGEVPTIVRGEGAYVWDSQGRRYLDGLAGLFVVNAGHGRTELAEAAAKQAAELAYFPLWSYAHPTAVELAEKVASLAPGDLNRVFFTTGGSEAVEAAWKLARAYFKRTGQPNKYKVVSRYIAYHGTSMGALSITGLPGIKSDFEPLVPGGIKVPNTNFYRAPEHGDDPEAFGRWAADEIGRAIEREGPDTVAAVFLEPVQNSGGCFPPPPGYFERVREICDAYDVLLVSDEVICSWGRLGEYFGATRYGYQPDIITTAKGITSGYAPLGAMIASERLMEPFLTETGMFAHGVTFGGHPVSCAVALANLEVFAREDLVGHVRANEDAFRSTLEKLNDLPIVGDVRGDGYFYGIELVKDKTTRETFDEAESERLLRGFLSTALFQAGLYCRADDRGDPVVQLAPPLIAEQQQFDEIEQILRGVLTEAWSRL, from the coding sequence ATGGCCAACGCCACCGACCACCTCTGGATGCACTTCACCCGGATGGCGAGCTACGCCGACGGGGAGGTGCCGACCATCGTGCGCGGCGAGGGCGCGTACGTCTGGGACTCCCAGGGCCGCCGCTACCTCGACGGGCTCGCCGGGCTCTTCGTCGTCAACGCCGGCCACGGCCGCACCGAGCTCGCCGAGGCCGCCGCGAAGCAGGCCGCCGAGCTGGCGTACTTCCCCCTCTGGTCGTACGCCCACCCGACCGCCGTCGAGCTGGCCGAGAAGGTCGCCTCGCTCGCCCCCGGCGACCTCAACCGGGTCTTCTTCACCACCGGCGGCTCCGAGGCCGTCGAGGCGGCCTGGAAGCTGGCCCGGGCCTACTTCAAACGCACCGGCCAGCCCAACAAGTACAAGGTGGTCAGCCGCTACATCGCGTACCACGGCACCTCGATGGGCGCGCTGTCGATCACCGGCCTGCCCGGCATCAAGAGCGACTTCGAGCCGCTGGTGCCCGGCGGCATCAAGGTGCCGAACACCAACTTCTACCGGGCCCCCGAGCACGGCGACGACCCGGAGGCGTTCGGCCGCTGGGCCGCCGATGAGATCGGCCGGGCCATCGAACGGGAGGGCCCGGACACCGTCGCCGCGGTCTTTTTGGAGCCGGTGCAGAACTCCGGCGGCTGCTTCCCGCCCCCGCCCGGCTACTTCGAGCGGGTCCGCGAGATCTGCGACGCGTACGACGTGCTGCTGGTGTCCGACGAGGTGATCTGCTCGTGGGGCCGGCTCGGCGAGTACTTCGGCGCCACCCGGTACGGCTACCAGCCCGACATCATCACCACCGCCAAGGGCATCACCTCCGGGTACGCCCCGCTCGGCGCGATGATCGCCAGCGAGCGGCTGATGGAGCCGTTCCTCACCGAGACCGGCATGTTCGCCCACGGGGTGACCTTCGGCGGCCACCCGGTCTCCTGCGCGGTGGCCCTGGCCAACCTGGAGGTCTTCGCCCGCGAGGACCTGGTCGGGCACGTCCGGGCCAACGAGGACGCCTTCCGGTCCACCCTGGAGAAGCTCAACGACCTGCCGATCGTCGGCGACGTCCGGGGCGACGGCTACTTCTACGGCATCGAACTGGTCAAGGACAAGACCACCCGGGAGACCTTCGACGAGGCCGAGTCGGAGCGGCTGCTGCGCGGGTTCCTCTCCACCGCGCTGTTCCAGGCCGGCCTCTACTGCCGGGCCGACGACCGGGGCGACCCGGTGGTGCAGCTCGCCCCGCCGCTCATCGCCGAGCAGCAGCAGTTCGACGAGATCGAGCAGATCCTGCGCGGGGTGCTGACCGAGGCATGGTCGCGCCTCTGA
- a CDS encoding Lrp/AsnC family transcriptional regulator, with protein sequence MVVRQQESGNGSRRVTVREGSSHALLDDVAKQIIEQLQEDGRRPYATIGKAVGLSEAAVRQRVQRLLDAGVMQIVAVTDPLQLGFPRQAMVGLRTDGDLEAVADRLADIDEIDYVVITAGSFDLLAEVVCRNDAHLLEILQRLRAVPGVLATEAFVYLKLRKQTYTWGTA encoded by the coding sequence ATGGTCGTACGGCAACAGGAGAGCGGCAACGGCAGTCGCCGCGTCACGGTGCGTGAAGGTTCCAGTCACGCACTGCTCGACGACGTGGCGAAGCAGATCATCGAGCAGTTGCAGGAGGACGGCCGCCGCCCGTACGCGACGATCGGCAAGGCCGTCGGGCTCTCCGAGGCGGCCGTGCGCCAGCGGGTGCAGCGACTGCTGGACGCGGGGGTGATGCAGATCGTCGCCGTCACCGACCCGCTCCAGCTGGGCTTTCCCCGCCAGGCCATGGTGGGCCTGCGCACCGACGGCGACCTGGAGGCCGTCGCCGACCGGTTGGCCGACATCGACGAGATCGACTACGTGGTGATCACCGCCGGCTCCTTCGACCTGCTGGCCGAGGTGGTGTGCCGCAACGACGCGCACCTGCTGGAGATCCTCCAGCGGCTGCGGGCGGTTCCCGGCGTGCTCGCCACCGAGGCGTTCGTGTACCTCAAGCTGCGCAAGCAGACCTACACCTGGGGCACCGCCTGA
- a CDS encoding polyamine ABC transporter substrate-binding protein, whose amino-acid sequence MRSPLRPLTRRGLLTGTLGSAALLAAGGTLAGCGTKGAQQTEAGCKSDDVSATEKKLAFSNWPQYMDVDEKDESKRPTLDAFVARSGIQVTYTEDVNDNNEFFGKVQNQLAGCQSTGRDIMVLTDWMAARMIRLGWIQKLDKSKIGNVEANLLPSLRNRSFDAENQLAIPWQSGLAGLAYNAKVTKEIRTVDELLTRPDLKGKVTALSEMRDTMGLLLQSNGHDPANFTAAQFDDALNKLKKAVDSKQIRKFTGNDYAPELAKGDIAACIGWSGDVIQLGFEDEKIKFVVPDSGVMLWSDNMLVPNKATHKANAEELINYYYEPAVAAKLAAYVNYICPVKGAQAEMEKIDPELAANPLIFPDEGMLSKSKVFMALDEKQEKEYETKFQQVIGA is encoded by the coding sequence ATGCGTAGTCCCCTCCGACCCCTCACTCGGCGTGGTCTGCTCACCGGCACTCTCGGTTCCGCCGCGCTGCTCGCCGCGGGTGGCACGCTCGCCGGATGCGGCACGAAGGGCGCCCAGCAGACCGAGGCCGGCTGCAAGAGCGACGACGTGTCCGCCACGGAGAAGAAGCTGGCCTTCTCAAACTGGCCGCAGTACATGGACGTCGACGAGAAGGACGAGTCGAAGCGGCCCACGCTGGACGCGTTCGTGGCCAGGTCGGGCATCCAGGTGACCTACACCGAGGACGTCAACGACAACAACGAGTTCTTCGGCAAGGTGCAGAACCAGCTGGCCGGCTGTCAGAGCACCGGCCGCGACATCATGGTGCTCACCGACTGGATGGCCGCCCGGATGATCCGGCTCGGCTGGATCCAGAAGCTGGACAAGTCGAAGATCGGAAACGTCGAGGCGAACCTGCTGCCCTCGCTGCGCAACCGCTCCTTCGACGCGGAGAACCAGCTCGCCATCCCGTGGCAGTCCGGTCTGGCCGGACTGGCCTACAACGCCAAGGTGACCAAGGAGATCCGCACCGTCGACGAGCTGCTCACCCGCCCCGACCTCAAGGGCAAGGTGACCGCGCTGTCGGAGATGCGCGACACGATGGGCCTGCTGCTCCAGTCGAACGGGCACGACCCGGCGAACTTCACCGCCGCCCAGTTCGACGACGCGCTCAACAAGCTCAAGAAGGCCGTCGACAGCAAGCAGATCCGCAAGTTCACCGGTAACGACTACGCGCCGGAGCTGGCCAAGGGCGACATCGCCGCCTGCATCGGTTGGTCCGGGGACGTGATCCAGCTCGGCTTCGAGGACGAGAAGATCAAGTTCGTGGTGCCCGACTCCGGCGTGATGCTCTGGTCGGACAACATGCTCGTGCCGAACAAGGCCACCCACAAGGCCAACGCCGAAGAGCTGATCAACTACTACTACGAGCCGGCGGTCGCCGCGAAGCTGGCCGCGTATGTCAACTACATCTGCCCGGTCAAGGGTGCGCAGGCCGAGATGGAGAAGATCGACCCGGAGCTGGCCGCCAACCCGCTGATCTTCCCCGACGAGGGGATGCTGTCGAAGTCCAAGGTCTTCATGGCCCTGGACGAGAAGCAGGAGAAGGAGTACGAGACCAAGTTCCAGCAGGTCATCGGGGCGTGA
- a CDS encoding ABC transporter ATP-binding protein has product MGAKAQERDTPAGDLRLANLTKRFGIFTAVDDLSLTIPQGSFFALLGASGCGKTTTLRMIAGLEEPTSGQVLLGDRDIARLRPYKRPVNTVFQSYALFPHLDINENVAFGLRRRGIRKVTEQVDRMLALVQLEGYGRRRPAQLSGGQQQRVALARALINHPQVLLLDEPLGALDLKLRRQMQIELKRIQTEVGITFVHVTHDQEEAMTMADTVAVMNAGRIEQLGAPADLYEYPATAFVANFLGQSNLLAGEAAGSAGTDVPVTAHGARFSVPADRARSERGPVYLGVRPEKLHLVDSVAQVPSGHQHVEGVVTDASYVGVSTQYLIRTGWGSEISAFVANTGAGRQLPVGAPVVAHWDARHAFLLPREAGADSDRTTPLLDEQPPVGALS; this is encoded by the coding sequence ATGGGCGCGAAGGCACAGGAACGCGACACCCCGGCCGGCGACCTGCGGCTGGCCAACCTGACCAAGCGGTTCGGCATCTTCACCGCGGTCGACGACCTCAGCCTGACCATCCCGCAGGGCTCCTTCTTCGCCCTGCTCGGCGCCTCCGGCTGCGGCAAGACCACCACGCTGCGGATGATCGCCGGGCTGGAGGAACCGACCAGCGGGCAGGTGCTGCTCGGCGACCGGGACATCGCCCGGCTCCGGCCGTACAAGCGGCCGGTGAACACCGTGTTCCAGAGCTACGCGCTCTTCCCGCACCTGGACATCAACGAGAACGTGGCCTTCGGGCTGCGCCGTCGCGGGATCCGCAAGGTCACCGAGCAGGTCGACCGGATGCTCGCCCTGGTGCAGCTCGAAGGCTACGGCCGGCGCCGGCCGGCCCAGCTCTCCGGCGGGCAGCAGCAGCGCGTCGCGCTGGCCCGGGCGCTGATCAACCACCCGCAGGTGCTGCTGCTCGACGAGCCGCTCGGAGCGCTCGACCTGAAGCTGCGCCGGCAGATGCAGATCGAGTTGAAGCGGATCCAGACCGAGGTAGGCATCACCTTCGTGCACGTCACCCACGACCAGGAGGAGGCCATGACCATGGCCGACACCGTCGCGGTGATGAACGCCGGCCGGATCGAGCAGCTCGGCGCCCCCGCCGACCTCTACGAATACCCGGCGACCGCGTTCGTGGCGAACTTCCTCGGCCAGTCCAACCTGCTGGCCGGCGAGGCCGCGGGCAGCGCCGGCACCGACGTGCCGGTCACCGCCCACGGCGCCCGCTTCTCGGTGCCCGCCGACCGCGCCCGCTCCGAGCGGGGTCCGGTCTACCTGGGGGTACGCCCCGAGAAGCTGCACCTGGTCGACTCCGTCGCCCAGGTTCCCAGCGGTCACCAGCACGTCGAGGGGGTCGTCACCGACGCCTCCTACGTGGGGGTGAGCACGCAGTACCTGATCCGGACCGGCTGGGGCAGCGAGATCAGCGCTTTCGTGGCCAACACCGGCGCCGGCCGGCAGCTCCCGGTGGGCGCCCCGGTGGTGGCGCACTGGGACGCGCGGCACGCCTTCCTGCTGCCCCGGGAGGCCGGCGCCGACTCCGACCGCACCACGCCGCTGCTCGACGAGCAGCCCCCGGTGGGGGCACTCTCGTGA
- a CDS encoding ABC transporter permease, producing MTALAHVPTTSGQSAGPTPAPRRGRRRLLPYLLLPGAAWLLLFFALPLLQLAAASLYDPSGSLSTGYALTWAFGNYPDALQAYWPHFVRSFVYSALALALALLMGYPLAYGIAQKAGRWKNLLLVCVVAPMFTSFLVRTLAWKTILSDNGWLVGLLRDVHLLGADGRLLATPFAVVLGLTYNFLPFLVLPLYASLERLDPRLLEAASDLYASSWAAFRRVTLPLSMPGLIAGTLLFFIPATGDYINAELLGTPNEYMIGNVIDSAFLVRLDYPQGAALSFLLMAAILAVVFLYLRRAGTEEVL from the coding sequence ATGACGGCGCTGGCCCACGTACCGACCACGTCGGGGCAGTCGGCGGGCCCGACGCCGGCACCCCGGCGCGGCCGACGCCGGCTCCTGCCCTACCTGCTGCTGCCCGGCGCGGCGTGGCTCCTCCTCTTCTTCGCCCTGCCGCTGCTCCAGCTCGCCGCGGCCAGCCTCTACGACCCCAGTGGCTCGCTCTCCACCGGATACGCGCTGACCTGGGCGTTCGGCAACTACCCGGACGCGTTGCAGGCGTACTGGCCGCACTTCGTCCGGTCCTTCGTCTACTCGGCGCTGGCGCTGGCGCTGGCCCTGCTGATGGGCTACCCGCTGGCGTACGGCATCGCCCAGAAGGCCGGCCGGTGGAAGAACCTGCTGCTGGTCTGCGTGGTCGCCCCGATGTTCACCAGCTTCCTGGTCCGCACCCTGGCCTGGAAGACCATCCTGTCCGACAACGGTTGGCTGGTCGGGCTGCTGCGCGACGTGCACCTGCTCGGCGCCGACGGCCGGCTGCTGGCCACCCCGTTCGCGGTGGTGCTCGGCCTGACGTACAACTTTCTCCCGTTCCTGGTGCTGCCGCTGTACGCGAGCCTGGAGCGGCTGGACCCGCGGCTGCTGGAGGCGGCCAGCGACCTGTACGCCAGCTCGTGGGCGGCGTTCCGCCGGGTCACCCTGCCGCTGTCGATGCCCGGCCTGATCGCCGGCACGCTGCTCTTCTTCATCCCGGCCACCGGCGACTACATCAACGCCGAGCTGCTCGGCACCCCCAACGAATACATGATCGGCAACGTCATCGACTCGGCGTTCCTGGTCCGACTGGACTACCCGCAGGGCGCGGCGCTGTCGTTCCTGCTGATGGCGGCGATCCTCGCGGTGGTCTTCCTCTACCTGCGCCGGGCCGGCACGGAGGAGGTCCTCTAA